The segment CGTCATGGGCAGCGATTCTGATTTGGGCGTCATGAAGGGCGCCGCCGAAGCCCTCGACAAATTCGGCATCGGCTACGAAATGCGCGTTCTCTCCGCCCACCGCTGTCCCGATGAAGCCGCCCAGTTCGCCAGAGACGCCCGCAAGCGTGGCATCCGCATCATCATCGCCGGCGCCGGCGCTGCTGCCCATCTGGCCGGTGCCATGGCCGCCAATTCCGAACTTCCCGTCATCGGCATCCCGATCCCGACCGCGCCGCTGCAGGGCACCGATTCACTGTTGTCGACCGTCCAGATGCCCAAAGGCATCCCCGTCGCAACCGTGGCGATCGGCAATGCCTTCAACGCCGGCCTGCTCGCCGTGCAGATTCTCGCCGCCGGCGTTCCGGAGGGTGGGGAAGTCCTGCTCGACAAGTTTGCCGCCTATAAGCGGGAAATGCGCGACGCCGTCCTGGCCAAGAAAATCTAAGCCGGTTCCGTTACCCTCGATTCATCGGTCCAACCGCTCCCGATTGTACAATGGTTTGAGACCGATTACCTTGTCCAAACTGTTACTGCGGACCGCCGCAAATTCGGAACCGTCACGATCACGGAAGGTTTTACTGCTTAGATGGATAAATATGTAATCGAAGGCGGCCGGCAACTGCATGGCCGTTTGCGCGCCATGCGCTCCAAAAACGCCACACTGCCGATCATGGCCGCCGCCTTGTTGCCCGATTCCGGCAACACCTCCTTGCTTAATGTCCCCGACTTGCGCGATATCGATATCATGCTGCAGGTGCTCAAAGAACTCGGCGCCGGCGTCGCCTGGGACAAGCCAAATCACAAGATTACCATCGGCGCGCAAACCCTGACCTCAACCGAGGCCCCGTACGACCTGGTCCGCAAGATGCGCGCTTCGTTCCTCGTGCTCGGCTCGCTCATCGCCCGCCAGGGACACGCCCGCGTCTCTCTGCCCGGCGGCTGCTCGCTCGGCCAGCGCCCCGTCAACCTGCACCTCAAGGGCTTCGCCCAACTTGGCGTCGAGATTTCAGAAGAAGCCGGCTACGTCGTTGCCAACGGCCGCGTCAAGGGCGGGGAAGTCTACTTCGACCGCCCGTCACATACCGGCACCGAAAACATCATGATCGGCGCGGCGCTTTCCTCCGGTGTCACGCGTATAATCAATGCCGCTTGCGATCCGGAAGTTGTCGATGTCGCCAATTTCCTCAATCGCCTGGGCGCCGATATTCGCGGCGCCGGCTCGACGATCGTCACGATTCACGGCGTCGATAAGCTCAAACCGGTCACGTACGAGCCGATGCCCGATCGTCTGGAAGTCGGCACCTTTCTCTGCATGGCCGCCGGCACCGGCGGGGAATTGACCGTCGAGGACGGCGTCGCCCACGACCTCGAGGTCGTCCTGCTGAAATTGCGGGAAATGGGCTGCCAGGTCGACACAAGCGCCAACGCGATCACCGTGCGCTCCGATGGCAAACTGCAGGCCGCCGATTTCGTGACGTTTCCGTTTCCCGGTTTTCCGACCGACCTCCAGGCGTGCTTCGTCTCCCTGGCGGCACAGGCCCAGGGAACTTCGCATATGCGCGAAACTGTATTTGAGGATCGCTTTAGTCACTGTATGGAACTCGCCCGCCTCGGCGCCAAGGTCACCATCATCGGCGATGTCGCCACCATTGAAGGCGTGCCCCGATTAAACGGCGCCGGTGTTATGGCGTCTGATATACGGGCCGGCGCCGGCCTGGTCACGGCCTGCCTGGCCGCTGAAGGAACGAGCGAAGTTCGTCGAATATATCATATTGAGCGCGGTTATGACGCCCTCGACGCCAAGCTCCGCGCCGTCGGAGCATCGATCAGCAAGGTCCCGGATTAGTCCCCGGCTCCCGCATTAGGAAAGGTACTCGCTATGCGCAAAATCTTCCTGCTCCTGCTCGCCCTCGTCTTGCTCGTGGTCGCCACCGCCTCGGCTCAGGAAGAATACTTCGGCAAAAACAAGGTACAGTACAAGTCGTTCAACTGGACCTATATCCAGTCGCCGAATTTCGACGTCTACTTCTACGACAACCAGTACGAGCTGGCCAAATTCGCTATCGCCGAACTCGAGACCGCCTACGTCGAGGTCTCCCGCGAACTCGACTATCGCCTGAAAGGCCGCATCCCGGTCTTCATCTATAATTCCCCCAATGAATTCCAGCAGACCAACGTCGTCTCGGAAATTCTCCCCGAAGGCGTCGGCGGCTTTACCGAGTACTTTAAAAACCGCGTGGTCGTCCCTTACAACGGCTCTTATGAAGACCTGCGCCATGTCCTCCACCACGAGCTGACTCATGCCGTCATTGTCGACCTGATCTACGGCAACGTCCTCGGCTCGCTGCTCTCGCGCCAGTATCTTTTCCAACTGCCGCTCTGGTTCGGCGAAGGCTACGCCGAGTATTCCTCGCGCGGCGGCTGGGACTACTTCGCCGACATGATCGTGCGCGACGCCACCATCCACGGCTACCTCGCGCCCGTCGATTACCTCGGCGGCTACCTCGCCTACAAGGAAGGGCAGGCCGCCATCAAGTTCCTCGCGGAAACGTATGGCGAAGAGAAGATCGCCGACATCATCAACAAGGGTCGCCGCAGCCTCTCGATCTCGCGCGCCATGAAGGCCTCCATCGGCCTCACCACAACCGAGTTCGACGAGAAATTCCAGCTCTACCTGAAGAAAGTCTATTGGCCCGAAATCGCCACCCGCGATGAACCCGCCAAGTTCGCCAAGCGGCTGACCAACCACGAGAAAGACGGCTCCTACTTCAACGAGAAGCCTACCTTCTCGCCCAACGGCGAGCTGATCGCCTTCTATTCCGACCGCTCCGACTACACCGAAATCTACCTGATGAATGCCGGCGACGGCAAGGTCGTCCGCAGTCTCGTCAAGGGCGAACGCTCCGGCGACCTCGAATCGCTCCACTCCTTCGTCTCCGGTTTGGCCTGGTCGTTCGACGGCAAATTGATCACCTTCGCCGCCAAGTCCGACGGCAAAGACGCCCTGATGATCTACAGCGTGGACAAAAAGAAGATCGTCAAGCGCATCAGCCCCGGCTTTGGCTCGATCTATAATCCGGTCTTCACCGCCGACGGCAATATCATCTTTACCGGCGTCACTGATGGCCGCTCCGATCTCTATCATGTCGATCTCAACTCCAAAGCCCTGCGCAAGCTGACCGACGACAATTTTGACGATAAGGACGCCGCCATTAATCACGACGGCACCAAATTGGCCTTTGCCTCCGACCGTCTGGTTTCCGCCGCTGACTCCCGTCGCTTCAAATTCGGCAACTACAACATCTTCGTTATGGATCTCGCCACCGGCGCCATCGTCGACACGGTTACGCGCGAAGCCGGCATCTGCCGCTATCCGACGTGGTCACCCGACGGCAAAAAGCTTTGCTACGTCTCCAACCTCAACGGCATCGACAACCTTTACGTGAAAGATTTCGAGTCCGGCGTGCCGGCGTTCCCGATCACCAACGTCCTCAGCGGCATCAGCTCGCCGTCGTGGTCGCCCAAGGGCGATCAGATCGTCTTCCAGGCGTTCTTCAAAGGCGGTTATGATGTCTACCTGATGAAGGATATCAAGCCGGCCACGGACAATGGCGCTCCGCTCGTCGCCACCAAGTTCGCCAAGGGCGAACTCCGCGCCGAGTTTGCGGCAACCCTCGACAACGGCGCCGACTCCGCCGCCGTTCGCGATTCCGTTTTCGAAAATGAATTCCCGGCCGAGAGCGAGAATACTGATTTCGTCTTCACCCCGCCGACCAAGAAAGACTCCGACGTCCGTATCGAAGGCGATTCGGCGATTGTCGAATCTGCCCACGAGGACGACGGCCGCGACACCGTCTATGCCGTTCGCCCCGACGGGGAATTCGAAGTCAAACGCTACAAAGCCAAATTCTCGCCCGATATCGTCAGCGGCGGATTGTCCTACGACACCTTCTACGGCCTCCGCGGTCAGTCCTTCGTACTCGTGACCGATTTCCTCGGTAACCACCAGTTCCTGATCGGCACCGACATCGTCAATTCAATCAACCAGTCGAATCTGCAGTTGTACTATATCAACTCGACCCACCGCACCGACTTCGGCTTCGGGGTCTTTCATAACAAGAACTACTTCCAGGACAACCGCGACCGGCTCTTCTCCGACCGCACCTACGGCCTGCTCGCCAGCGTCTCGCATCCGTTCAGTCTCTTCCGGCGCGTTCAACTTGATGTCTCGCACATCTACATCGATCGCACCTACTACGACCCGCGCCTCGAAGACGGCAAACTGGTCTACGATGATGCCAACGAGGATGCCACCACCGCCGACCTGGCGGTGATTCACGATAACGTCCTCTGGGGTTACACCGGCCCGGTCAACGGCAGCCGCTGGAAACTCAGCCTCGAACGTACTTTGCCGCTCTCCAATAACTCGCAGGACTACTGGGCGGGTGAATTCGACTACCGTAAGTATTTCCATCTCGGCGGCCAGTACTCCTTCGCCTTCCGCATGGCCGGCGGCGCCTCCTTCGGCAGCAGCAAGAAGGTTTACTATGTGGGCGGCAATACCAACTACATCGGCTCCACCACCGCTACCGACGATGTCTACAGCGTGCAGGGCTTCTACTTCTCCAAGATCATCACCCCCCTGCGCGGCTACGACTACTTTGAATTCCAGGGCACCAAGTACGGCGTCGTCAATCTCGAATTCCGCTATCCGTTTGTCGAATATCTGGCGCTGCGCTTTCCGCTGCCGATCGTCCTGGCGCGGCTCTCCGGTGCCGCCTTCTTCGATGCCGGCGCCGCCTGGAACGCCAATGAAGAATTCCGCCTCGGCACCACCGCCGGCGCCAATCGTCTGCTCGGCCTCAAGACCGGGTTCGGAACCGGCGCCCGCGTGAATCTCGGCATCTTCCTGCTGCGCTACGATCTGGCCTGGGGCTGGGATTTGGTCCAGGTCACCAAACCCAAACACTATTTCAGCTTCGGCGCCGAGTTCTAACGCGCACTAAATCTTGTCTACCGCACCGTCGCCGTAGGTCATTGCCCCCGCGATCCTGACTACCACACCGTCCGCCGTAGATCAGGATCCCTGCGATCCTGACGTGAACTCCCCCCCTGTAGCGCCGACTTCAGTCGGCTTCCCGGCCGTCAATTGTTCAGCCCCGCCGCACGCCGTTGCGGCAGGTCTTGATCCCGCGCCCTACTCGATCCGCCACAGCGACGCCACTCTCCCGCGCGGGATTGTGACCTGCCGCGTTCCCACTACTCAACTGACACGAATCTTCCACGCATTTGCCGCACTCGTCAACCCGAATTCCCCCTCAGCAAAGGGGCCAAGGGGCTGTATTCGTTGCCGTTCCGTGCGCCTGCGACCTTATCGATACGAATACCGCAATCGCAAGCGTCGTCATTGCGAGGAGCGAACGTACCGTTACCGTGCCCTCCTGTCTTCACCGCGACGAAGCAATCTCCGCCCCGATTGCGCCTCCCCCTGTAGCGCCGACTTCAGTCGGCTTCCCGGCCGTCAATTGCTCGGCCTCGCCTAACGCCGTTGCGGCAGGTCTTCCCGTGAAGCGCTCTCGACCCTCAATCCTATCACAAGTATCGCGTGCTTCGTGGGGCGACCTGCCGCGATGTACATCTGTCGCTCCCGCTGTCACGAATCATTCCGACCGCGTCTCTTCCCCCTCTCCCCCTGGGAGAGGGGCAGGGGTGAGGGCTTGATCTACACCATGTCACTGTCTCGAATTTCCAACCCCTTTATCCCCCCAGCAGCAGCAGCCTACACTTCTACCATCCCAGTACGATCGCAAACATTAACGGCGCCACAATCGACGCATCCGACTCGATGATATACTTCGGCGTGTCGATCCCGAGCTTGCCCCAGGTGATCTTCTCGTTCGGCACTGCGCCCGAATACGACCCGTAGCTCGTCGTCGAGTCGCTGATCTGGCAGAAATACCCCCACACCGGCACGTTGGTCCGCTGCAAATCCTGATGCAACATCGGCACTACGCAGATCGGAAAATCCCCCGCGATCCCGCCGCCGATCTGGAAAAATCCGATCGTCGACTGCTTGGCCGTCGCCGTGTACCAGTCCGCCAGCCAGGTCATATACTCGATCCCGGTGCGCACCGTGTGCACGTTCTTGATGTCGCCCTCGATGCAGTGCGCCGCGTAGATATTGCCCATTGTCGAATCTTCCCAGCCCGGCACGACGATCGGTAGATTCTTCTCTGCCGCCGCCACCATCCACGAGTCTTTTGGATCGATCTGATGATGCGCTTTCAGCGCGCCGGAGCGGATGATCTTGTACATGAATTCGTGCGGGAAATAGCGCTCGCCCGCCCGGTCGGCCTTCAACCACTCATCCAGCAGCACCTTCTCCAGCCGTCGCAGCGCCTCTTCCTCCGGAATACACGTGTCCGTCACGCGGTTGAGGTGGCGGTTCAACAACGCTTCCTCGTCCTGCGGCGTCAGATCGCGATAATGCGGTACTCGCTCATAATGATCATGCGCGACCAGGTTGAACAGGTCCTCCTCCAGATTCGCCCCCGTGCAACTGATGATCTGCACCTTGTCCCGGCGAATCATCTCCGCCAGCGACAAACCCAGTTCCGCCGTGCTCATCGCGCCCGCCAACACGACCATCATCTTGCCGCCCTGGTCCAGATGCCGCACATAACCGTCGGCGGCGTCAATCAGCGCCGCCGCGTTGAAATGGCGATAGTGATGCCTGAGAAATTTCGTGATCTCGCCGTTGCTCATGAGCCCTTCCGTCCGCTGGGGTTAGTCGCCGTTTTCCAGAATCAGCATCGCCGCTGTAATCACCGTAGTCCACAAACCGTTCTTGTCCCCCTCGGCCGACTGCGTAATGTTACGCGAGTACACCACTTCGCCTTTGAGTTTCCACTGCTCTTTGTTCTGGTCCCACGACTTGTCCAGGTCGATCGTCAAACCCATCGTCGTCCCCAGCATCTGCACCGCCAGGTCCTCGGCGTAATCGCCGGAATACTTCTGCGTCTGC is part of the Candidatus Zixiibacteriota bacterium genome and harbors:
- a CDS encoding PD40 domain-containing protein: MRKIFLLLLALVLLVVATASAQEEYFGKNKVQYKSFNWTYIQSPNFDVYFYDNQYELAKFAIAELETAYVEVSRELDYRLKGRIPVFIYNSPNEFQQTNVVSEILPEGVGGFTEYFKNRVVVPYNGSYEDLRHVLHHELTHAVIVDLIYGNVLGSLLSRQYLFQLPLWFGEGYAEYSSRGGWDYFADMIVRDATIHGYLAPVDYLGGYLAYKEGQAAIKFLAETYGEEKIADIINKGRRSLSISRAMKASIGLTTTEFDEKFQLYLKKVYWPEIATRDEPAKFAKRLTNHEKDGSYFNEKPTFSPNGELIAFYSDRSDYTEIYLMNAGDGKVVRSLVKGERSGDLESLHSFVSGLAWSFDGKLITFAAKSDGKDALMIYSVDKKKIVKRISPGFGSIYNPVFTADGNIIFTGVTDGRSDLYHVDLNSKALRKLTDDNFDDKDAAINHDGTKLAFASDRLVSAADSRRFKFGNYNIFVMDLATGAIVDTVTREAGICRYPTWSPDGKKLCYVSNLNGIDNLYVKDFESGVPAFPITNVLSGISSPSWSPKGDQIVFQAFFKGGYDVYLMKDIKPATDNGAPLVATKFAKGELRAEFAATLDNGADSAAVRDSVFENEFPAESENTDFVFTPPTKKDSDVRIEGDSAIVESAHEDDGRDTVYAVRPDGEFEVKRYKAKFSPDIVSGGLSYDTFYGLRGQSFVLVTDFLGNHQFLIGTDIVNSINQSNLQLYYINSTHRTDFGFGVFHNKNYFQDNRDRLFSDRTYGLLASVSHPFSLFRRVQLDVSHIYIDRTYYDPRLEDGKLVYDDANEDATTADLAVIHDNVLWGYTGPVNGSRWKLSLERTLPLSNNSQDYWAGEFDYRKYFHLGGQYSFAFRMAGGASFGSSKKVYYVGGNTNYIGSTTATDDVYSVQGFYFSKIITPLRGYDYFEFQGTKYGVVNLEFRYPFVEYLALRFPLPIVLARLSGAAFFDAGAAWNANEEFRLGTTAGANRLLGLKTGFGTGARVNLGIFLLRYDLAWGWDLVQVTKPKHYFSFGAEF
- the purE gene encoding 5-(carboxyamino)imidazole ribonucleotide mutase, whose amino-acid sequence is MSSTPVRVGIVMGSDSDLGVMKGAAEALDKFGIGYEMRVLSAHRCPDEAAQFARDARKRGIRIIIAGAGAAAHLAGAMAANSELPVIGIPIPTAPLQGTDSLLSTVQMPKGIPVATVAIGNAFNAGLLAVQILAAGVPEGGEVLLDKFAAYKREMRDAVLAKKI
- a CDS encoding deoxyhypusine synthase family protein, whose protein sequence is MSNGEITKFLRHHYRHFNAAALIDAADGYVRHLDQGGKMMVVLAGAMSTAELGLSLAEMIRRDKVQIISCTGANLEEDLFNLVAHDHYERVPHYRDLTPQDEEALLNRHLNRVTDTCIPEEEALRRLEKVLLDEWLKADRAGERYFPHEFMYKIIRSGALKAHHQIDPKDSWMVAAAEKNLPIVVPGWEDSTMGNIYAAHCIEGDIKNVHTVRTGIEYMTWLADWYTATAKQSTIGFFQIGGGIAGDFPICVVPMLHQDLQRTNVPVWGYFCQISDSTTSYGSYSGAVPNEKITWGKLGIDTPKYIIESDASIVAPLMFAIVLGW
- the murA gene encoding UDP-N-acetylglucosamine 1-carboxyvinyltransferase; the protein is MDKYVIEGGRQLHGRLRAMRSKNATLPIMAAALLPDSGNTSLLNVPDLRDIDIMLQVLKELGAGVAWDKPNHKITIGAQTLTSTEAPYDLVRKMRASFLVLGSLIARQGHARVSLPGGCSLGQRPVNLHLKGFAQLGVEISEEAGYVVANGRVKGGEVYFDRPSHTGTENIMIGAALSSGVTRIINAACDPEVVDVANFLNRLGADIRGAGSTIVTIHGVDKLKPVTYEPMPDRLEVGTFLCMAAGTGGELTVEDGVAHDLEVVLLKLREMGCQVDTSANAITVRSDGKLQAADFVTFPFPGFPTDLQACFVSLAAQAQGTSHMRETVFEDRFSHCMELARLGAKVTIIGDVATIEGVPRLNGAGVMASDIRAGAGLVTACLAAEGTSEVRRIYHIERGYDALDAKLRAVGASISKVPD